The nucleotide window AAgcatcttttttatttcattaggAGGTCATTGGCTTTTTATTCGTACTATGAATTCGAAACAAGATCACAAAAGTGTTAGAAATAGGAcattattcaaattcaatacaTACACTTCGTCCTGTGGGAGATTTAGCGTGATACTGCTGCTCGTGTCGGGGCCATACTTCAAGTAGCCGAAGAATCCGACGAAAGCGTAAAGCGAGACGACGAAGAACATGCCAGTGTTGAGCACTCCGGGGCATCCGATGAAGTGGGTGGGGGTCTTCATGTTGTTCTCCAAAGGCATCACAACACCAATACCTTCAAGGGCGAAGATGGCAGTTCCGAAGAAGGTGGGCAGGCGTGAGAATTCAGTAAACTTGTCGCGTTCTCCGATGCTTGGAATATCTTGGAAGAGATAGTAGAACGTGATTCCCATACCAGTGCCGACAAGTAGATTAGCAATCATAGAAAGAGGGGCCAGGTACTTCAGGTTTCTGATCAGATTCATTACGATGAGTAAAGGAAGAAGTACAGCCATGTAGTAGCGAATATCTTGATCGTGCCATTCTGTGTCTTTCGTGTAGAAATCAACAACTTGTTTCACATTTTTGGAAACAAACACAATGTACACACAGCAGCATCCCAGTAAGTCGATCACGAGGAACCAGTTGACCATAGCTCTGAAATAAAGAGAAAGTGATCGTTAATACTCTGTTAGACATTTAAGAGTAGTAGCAAATTATCACTAATTAGATTGTAATGCTTACTTAGCGAGACGTGAAAATTTGTGCACTCCAGGTGGTCCGGATAAGAAAGCAGCTTCAGCGGTCTCAGCAAATCCAAGTGACGGCTTTTGTATCCTCCGGCATAGCTCGTGAGCGGTCTTGACTAACACATGCACGCAGTACGTGCAGATTCCTCCGATAGCGAAAGTTGCTACCAGACCGAAGTAGAGGCCAGCATGGCGGAAAGCCATGGGCATAGCCAATATACCACTGCCCAGGGAACCTTTCAGCAAATGTATCAGAGTATCCATATccctaaaaaagaaaataatattagtattatgcATAGTACagatatgtattatattattcttcacaaataattcaataaattttacacttaatattgttttactttattactCATATCTATCTCCGTACAATTTTGAAGTAAAGTGGTATAATGTTATGAATACTTACGAAGTGGGATGCGCCAGTTTCCTGTGCTCGAATGGATTATAGTCCTCATCTGCCTCAATGTCCCGGCCCGGGATCTCCATGAGGGGCAAGGTGGAGCCCGCCTGTTGTTCCACTGGGATCTCATTTGGGTCAACTTTGTACCTGTAAACATTCCCCAGGTACTGTTATAGCAACTGTCTAAACGTTAACACCATTACAATCTATTCAAAGTGATGTTGATAGGTTAGAAGTGAGGTGGGTTCAAAAGTGTAGTTTCAAATCATTCATTGAATTTTAAGCAGAACTATGTAATGGTAGCGATAACATATAAAGCGCCACATTTCAAGCTAGAATGTGATACGAACGAGGTGTGAATGTCGCGGCCGCGGGATTTGGAACAAGTCAAATGGTTCTACTGGTAATACTGACTCTCTGTGGCAACTATGAACTATTCGCGAATGTTACAAGTTATTTCACTAATTGTTAGCTGCATTACTCTGTGTGAGTGTGGTGGTGTGAAGTGTGATACATTCATTATGGTCTCcaaaacaatgtataaaatattttgtttgtgtgcGCTTCACTCTGTTAAGACTCGGCATTTACAAAATGTGGCTCAACCGTTAAATTCAATACAGCTTtacgttataataaaaaatatttattttaaaacttaacggACAAAGATGGCAATTGGACAATGAGGTACTACTGTAAATTAATTTGCAAACAATATGTAGGTACCGTATgaaaaattatcattatttcatAGCTGATCTACAGAAAATCAAACTACTAGaagaaatatacaaatacatatacaAGGACTTGTAATGTAAAAGGACATAAAGCTAAATCAAATTTGTACAAATCGCCAGTTTGCGAGCCAATCCCGAGCCTGAACAGAGATGGCGCACGAGTGCTGGCCGCGCCGCGCACGCGCTTCGCACGCAGCGGCACCGGCAGGCGGCACTCCATACACAATTCTTTCCAAATTTTTACCATtaccaaacaaaacaaattaaataaacaaaattgaaaccATAAAATGGAATGATGTACCGGTGTATGAGTCCATTGCAAGATGATCAAGGTCGACGAACGACATTTATCTCGTGGAAGCAGCACTCGTCTTCCCGGATCGTCTCCGAACGGCGTCGAGCATTTTAGCTCAATATAAGGAGCGAGTACTTAACAGTcaacatacaatataaaataccaCGACAAAATAGTTTGTCATTAAAACATTTAGGTATATGAACCGAGGCATGGCCAGAGTGCGAGGCGGGGCGAGTGCGGGGCGGCGGAGCCCGGCGCACACAGCACCCTCTCATTTACAACTTCTAATTGCTACCGATTTAGGCTAATAATGACCTTCTTaacaaaatctaatatataggtattttctTTGCAATCTCCTGTTGAAcaaaaatgtcaatattattaggTTTCAGACAAATCTGACAAAATAATTCAGAATCATAGTCATCAACTTGCTGAACAGAAAAATGAGGTAAGCTGTGAAGCATGCTTTAATGTTGATTTTAATTTCTAGTTACCAagcagtaaaacaaaaacatctgTATGTGGCACCAGATTAAATTGAAGTAAATTATTGACaacacatatattataataggcAATCAAAGCTAAGACAATGATTGTCGCTCTAGTGGCGCTTGGCGTCCTCGTCGCACAACGTACGGAACATCGTCACTTACTTGACCATGACGACATCTGATAAGTCATTTTTGACTCCTTTTTTCTTGGGGTCATATTCAACTATCATCGGCCGCATTTGAGGTTTCTGAAACGAGagataaataaatcagtatgtaaataaattagcaACTTAAAACTAAAGCAGATACATATTTATAGGATACTGTTCCGAGTGTTGAACGATTtgctgatattttgataaattaattgtttggaTGCTTGGCTTTGGAATGTATACGTGGTAAATGTGACGCCACAATGACGTCATGGTATTCGTCCAGGCGGGGGCTCGGTTCGGTGGCCATGTGACCGAGCTGTTTCTGTTTCTATATTGAGAGGACATAAATAGCCATCGCGGCCGCGTAAGTACGAAACGCAGATCTCCCGTTGGATTACAAACACTGGCGAATTTTTGAGTCCACACTGATTTATTTTGCACCTTTCCTGCGTAAATGCTTTTTAGCTTCTAAAATGCTTTCAATATTGCTTGCATTAGCAAATTAGaattacgtttaaaaaattGGAACTGATGTACAAATTGTTCATTCATTCTTGTAAATAATCTAACGTCTATATGGCTGTAGCAACTACGGGTATATTATGCTAAACATTTGGGTTTACCCCACAGGACCGTATAAGGCCTACCCTGTTTGGCTAAACGAATGAGTCACACCACTATAACATTGCTTCCCTGTCGTTTTACTAATGACACTGAAATGTCCAGATTTTATCACGATTTTAACGGTAACAgtttttaacaatgttttattccCCCGACGAATATTTTGCCTGAAAGTAAACCTTTAGAATAATGAATAATGCGGTTGCCAAATCTGTGTTTGCGATGAGATTGATTACGCCTGGATTGAACCAGTTCCGAAAATAAATTTGGTGGGAACCGGTCGCCTGTCACAGCAAAAACTTAACTTGGTTGCGTATTCTTCCTTCCT belongs to Anticarsia gemmatalis isolate Benzon Research Colony breed Stoneville strain chromosome Z, ilAntGemm2 primary, whole genome shotgun sequence and includes:
- the LOC142986740 gene encoding proton-coupled amino acid transporter-like protein acs isoform X1 — encoded protein: MSKKHLHNQAAIPLAPAVFKKPQMRPMIVEYDPKKKGVKNDLSDVVMVKYKVDPNEIPVEQQAGSTLPLMEIPGRDIEADEDYNPFEHRKLAHPTSDMDTLIHLLKGSLGSGILAMPMAFRHAGLYFGLVATFAIGGICTYCVHVLVKTAHELCRRIQKPSLGFAETAEAAFLSGPPGVHKFSRLAKAMVNWFLVIDLLGCCCVYIVFVSKNVKQVVDFYTKDTEWHDQDIRYYMAVLLPLLIVMNLIRNLKYLAPLSMIANLLVGTGMGITFYYLFQDIPSIGERDKFTEFSRLPTFFGTAIFALEGIGVVMPLENNMKTPTHFIGCPGVLNTGMFFVVSLYAFVGFFGYLKYGPDTSSSITLNLPQDEVLGQSVKLMIAVAIFFTYSLQFYVPMEIIWKNVRHWFGAKKNLAEYSIRIGIVIMTLCIAIAIPNLGPFISLVGAVCLSFLGLIFPAVIETVTFWDRPNGLGRFNWVLYKNIFLVCFGILGFLTGSYVSILDIIAGEQ
- the LOC142986740 gene encoding proton-coupled amino acid transporter-like protein pathetic isoform X2, which gives rise to MEIPGRDIEADEDYNPFEHRKLAHPTSDMDTLIHLLKGSLGSGILAMPMAFRHAGLYFGLVATFAIGGICTYCVHVLVKTAHELCRRIQKPSLGFAETAEAAFLSGPPGVHKFSRLAKAMVNWFLVIDLLGCCCVYIVFVSKNVKQVVDFYTKDTEWHDQDIRYYMAVLLPLLIVMNLIRNLKYLAPLSMIANLLVGTGMGITFYYLFQDIPSIGERDKFTEFSRLPTFFGTAIFALEGIGVVMPLENNMKTPTHFIGCPGVLNTGMFFVVSLYAFVGFFGYLKYGPDTSSSITLNLPQDEVLGQSVKLMIAVAIFFTYSLQFYVPMEIIWKNVRHWFGAKKNLAEYSIRIGIVIMTLCIAIAIPNLGPFISLVGAVCLSFLGLIFPAVIETVTFWDRPNGLGRFNWVLYKNIFLVCFGILGFLTGSYVSILDIIAGEQ